The Thermomicrobiales bacterium DNA segment ACGATGAGCTCTGCCCCAGTGACCTCGTGGTCGGGGATGATGCTCCCTGGCGAGAGCGTCACCCGGCCGACGTCGATCCGCCAGTCTCCCATGTGGTTGGGGGGCTGGGTTGCGAGGGAAAGGGTTTCGAGCTGGACGCCAGGGTCGTTCTTGCTCGTCCCGTGCGCGCTGAGCGCGGAAAGGTCGGAGGAGAGCACGCGTCCCGCGATTCTGATGAGGAGCGCGCGCGCCACCGTGGACCCCTTGTTGCTGATACGGTGGCCGCTCTTGCCGGCGAGCATTTGGGGCGAGCCGGGCAGGACGATACTGGACACACGATCCGCCACGTCGTCTAGGTCCTCGGCGAACTCGGGGACGTTCAAATCCGCTCTTGGCGTGACTTCGGCGATTGACAGCGTGCCAGATTCGACCAACAGGATGTGCGCTGTCCCGAACTGGAGCGTCAGGCTACTGCCACTGAGCATGGTCAATCGTTCGATCGCCGGCAGCATCTGACTGGCAGCTGGCGGGTCCCATGCCAGCGAGAAACGCATCGCCAGCGCGGCCGGCGCCCGGAACGTGCTCCAGCGTTCGGCGACCCGGCCATCGGTGATGCGCAAGGTGTCACAGAAGACCGAAGCCTTGGGCTGTGCGACCGGCAGCCCAAGGACCGAGGACTCCATACCTGCCGGAATCGACACCGTGAACACGACCAGATTGCCATTGGAAGAGATCGATTTCGCAGTCCATTCAGCTTGGGGAGCCGAGGCGCGCAGCGGCTCGAACTGGACCAGAAACTCTTCGACCCCGTTTGTTGCCGGGTGCCCGTCGGTATGGTCGACGAGATCTGGATGCACGACCGCTCGGAGTTCGGCGGTTTGTCCTGTTGCGAGGTAGACCGCCAGCGCATCGTAGAACGCC contains these protein-coding regions:
- a CDS encoding nuclear transport factor 2 family protein; this encodes AFYDALAVYLATGQTAELRAVVHPDLVDHTDGHPATNGVEEFLVQFEPLRASAPQAEWTAKSISSNGNLVVFTVSIPAGMESSVLGLPVAQPKASVFCDTLRITDGRVAERWSTFRAPAALAMRFSLAWDPPAASQMLPAIERLTMLSGSSLTLQFGTAHILLVESGTLSIAEVTPRADLNVPEFAEDLDDVADRVSSIVLPGSPQMLAGKSGHRISNKGSTVARALLIRIAGRVLSSDLSALSAHGTSKNDPGVQLETLSLATQPPNHMGDWRIDVGRVTLSPGSIIPDHEVTGAELIVVGQGTLEADPGMCKEDCVRISEGVASFAPERTSVQAGQGISASNGAATAYRVAGAAPATLLIVTVAPA